One Triplophysa dalaica isolate WHDGS20190420 chromosome 1, ASM1584641v1, whole genome shotgun sequence DNA segment encodes these proteins:
- the zgc:153151 gene encoding TNF receptor-associated factor 5 isoform X1, whose translation MVERLLAPPTTGRTHKRELMAYCDAPDMHEHLQCSVCLDVFNDPVTTPCGHNFCKTCLTACWVQSQDYRCPYCKGTFIQSPDLKFNVTLKAIVQLFEKNPEGLSTAGEPLSEELQCSICLDVVDNPVTTPCGHSFCDTCLKKCWDNNQNCTCPVCKETFNKRPHLKCNTGLKAIVKLFEKNSGYKREKVMTEYSPPQEREDQEETLVKPSVMASSTDILFKDLQCSVDPDLFNNPLIACACGHNFKTCLLEISQDCDCPYCKENISEIVDLREMVQFWPHSEICRCQSSEAKPGLYEKVLNIKQVIMIELSENINRNICKKHEAILELFCRGRADNEKHKRNLELFSKDFQTCVYLFCTEGDHRAHNTLPVESAEIMTHTHVQHIIQVKKIKEIKHSVEPSKGVEQKMSECLPGPPTTGRKRRRESIDIPPFMASCEAPVHEHLQFSVCLNVFNDPVTNPYGHNLCKTCLTVCWEHSQEYRCPSFLPRPDLKFNVVLKEIVQLFKKNQEGLPDAESTPRALGEPHS comes from the exons TTATGGCATACTGTGACGCACCAGATATGCATGAACATCTTCAGTGTTCTGtctgtctggatgtgttcaatGATCCGGTCACTACTCCATGTGGACACAACTTCTGTAAGACCTGCCTGACGGCATGCTGGGTACAGAGTCAGGATTACAGATGTCCATACTGTAAAGGAACTTTCATCCAGAGTCCTGATCTGAAGTTCAATGTTACGCTTAAAGCGATTGTGCAACTGTTTGAGAAAAACCCAGAag GCCTGTCTACTGCTGGTGAGCCATTGTCAGAAGAGCTGCAGTGCTCTATTTGTCTGGATGTGGTTGACAATCCTGTCACAACTCCATGTGGACACAGCTTCTGTGACACTTGCCTGAAAAAGTGCTGGGATAACAATCAGAACTGCACCTGTCCAGtttgtaaagaaacattcaaCAAAAGGCCTCATCTAAAGTGTAACACGGGTCTTAAAGCGATTGTAAAACTCTTTGAAAAAAACTCAG gCTACAAGAGGGAAAAAGTAATGACGGAATACTCACCACCACAAGAAAGGGAAGACCAAGAAGAGACACTGGTGAAACCTTCTG TCATGGCGTCCTCTACTGATATCCTGTTTAAAGACCTTCAGTGCTCTGTTGACCCAGATCTGTTCAATAATCCACTTATTGCATGTGCTTGTGGGCACAACTTTAAGACCTGTCTGTTGGAAATCAGTCAGGATTGCGATTGTCCttactgtaaagaaaacatcaGTGAGATCGTTGATCTTAGGGAGATGGTGCAGTTTTGGCCTCATTCTGAAATCTGTAGGTGTCAGAGCTCTGAGGCTAAACCTGGACTTTATGAGAAAGTCCTAAATATAAAGCAAGTCATAATGATTGAACTTTCAGAGAATATAAATCGCAATATATGCAAAAAACATGAGGCTATCCTGGAGCTGTTCTGTAGAGGAAGAGCTGACAATGAGAAACATAAGAGAAACCTGGAGCTGTTCTCTAAAGATTTCCAGACATGTGTGTATCTGTTCTGCACTGAGGGAGATCACAGAGCTCATAACACTCTTCCTGTTGAAAGTGCAGAGATTATG ACCCACACACATGTGCAGCACATCATCCAGgtgaagaaaataaaagaaatcaaaCACTCAGTTGAACCGAGCAAA GGAGTGGAGCAAAAAATGTCTGAATGTTTACCAGGACCGCCAACAACAGGAAGAAAGCGTAGAAGAGAAAGTATTGATATACCTCCAT TTATGGCTTCCTGTGAGGCACCAGTGCATGAACATCTTCagttttctgtctgtctgaatgtGTTTAATGATCCGGTCACTAATCCATATGGACACAACCTCTGTAAGACCTGCCTGACTGTATGCTGGGAACACAGCCAGGAGTACAGATGTCCATCTTTCCTCCCGAGACCTGATCTGAAGTTCAATGTTGTACTTAAAGAGATTGTACAACTCTTCAAGAAAAACCAAGAAG GCCTGCCTGATGCTG AAAGCACTCCCCGAGCACTGGGTGAACCACACAGTTAA
- the zgc:153151 gene encoding TNF receptor-associated factor 5 isoform X2: MAYCDAPDMHEHLQCSVCLDVFNDPVTTPCGHNFCKTCLTACWVQSQDYRCPYCKGTFIQSPDLKFNVTLKAIVQLFEKNPEGLSTAGEPLSEELQCSICLDVVDNPVTTPCGHSFCDTCLKKCWDNNQNCTCPVCKETFNKRPHLKCNTGLKAIVKLFEKNSGYKREKVMTEYSPPQEREDQEETLVKPSVMASSTDILFKDLQCSVDPDLFNNPLIACACGHNFKTCLLEISQDCDCPYCKENISEIVDLREMVQFWPHSEICRCQSSEAKPGLYEKVLNIKQVIMIELSENINRNICKKHEAILELFCRGRADNEKHKRNLELFSKDFQTCVYLFCTEGDHRAHNTLPVESAEIMTHTHVQHIIQVKKIKEIKHSVEPSKGVEQKMSECLPGPPTTGRKRRRESIDIPPFMASCEAPVHEHLQFSVCLNVFNDPVTNPYGHNLCKTCLTVCWEHSQEYRCPSFLPRPDLKFNVVLKEIVQLFKKNQEGLPDAESTPRALGEPHS, translated from the exons ATGGCATACTGTGACGCACCAGATATGCATGAACATCTTCAGTGTTCTGtctgtctggatgtgttcaatGATCCGGTCACTACTCCATGTGGACACAACTTCTGTAAGACCTGCCTGACGGCATGCTGGGTACAGAGTCAGGATTACAGATGTCCATACTGTAAAGGAACTTTCATCCAGAGTCCTGATCTGAAGTTCAATGTTACGCTTAAAGCGATTGTGCAACTGTTTGAGAAAAACCCAGAag GCCTGTCTACTGCTGGTGAGCCATTGTCAGAAGAGCTGCAGTGCTCTATTTGTCTGGATGTGGTTGACAATCCTGTCACAACTCCATGTGGACACAGCTTCTGTGACACTTGCCTGAAAAAGTGCTGGGATAACAATCAGAACTGCACCTGTCCAGtttgtaaagaaacattcaaCAAAAGGCCTCATCTAAAGTGTAACACGGGTCTTAAAGCGATTGTAAAACTCTTTGAAAAAAACTCAG gCTACAAGAGGGAAAAAGTAATGACGGAATACTCACCACCACAAGAAAGGGAAGACCAAGAAGAGACACTGGTGAAACCTTCTG TCATGGCGTCCTCTACTGATATCCTGTTTAAAGACCTTCAGTGCTCTGTTGACCCAGATCTGTTCAATAATCCACTTATTGCATGTGCTTGTGGGCACAACTTTAAGACCTGTCTGTTGGAAATCAGTCAGGATTGCGATTGTCCttactgtaaagaaaacatcaGTGAGATCGTTGATCTTAGGGAGATGGTGCAGTTTTGGCCTCATTCTGAAATCTGTAGGTGTCAGAGCTCTGAGGCTAAACCTGGACTTTATGAGAAAGTCCTAAATATAAAGCAAGTCATAATGATTGAACTTTCAGAGAATATAAATCGCAATATATGCAAAAAACATGAGGCTATCCTGGAGCTGTTCTGTAGAGGAAGAGCTGACAATGAGAAACATAAGAGAAACCTGGAGCTGTTCTCTAAAGATTTCCAGACATGTGTGTATCTGTTCTGCACTGAGGGAGATCACAGAGCTCATAACACTCTTCCTGTTGAAAGTGCAGAGATTATG ACCCACACACATGTGCAGCACATCATCCAGgtgaagaaaataaaagaaatcaaaCACTCAGTTGAACCGAGCAAA GGAGTGGAGCAAAAAATGTCTGAATGTTTACCAGGACCGCCAACAACAGGAAGAAAGCGTAGAAGAGAAAGTATTGATATACCTCCAT TTATGGCTTCCTGTGAGGCACCAGTGCATGAACATCTTCagttttctgtctgtctgaatgtGTTTAATGATCCGGTCACTAATCCATATGGACACAACCTCTGTAAGACCTGCCTGACTGTATGCTGGGAACACAGCCAGGAGTACAGATGTCCATCTTTCCTCCCGAGACCTGATCTGAAGTTCAATGTTGTACTTAAAGAGATTGTACAACTCTTCAAGAAAAACCAAGAAG GCCTGCCTGATGCTG AAAGCACTCCCCGAGCACTGGGTGAACCACACAGTTAA